One Mycolicibacterium crocinum DNA window includes the following coding sequences:
- a CDS encoding 1,4-dihydroxy-2-naphthoyl-CoA synthase — protein MTDNPFDASQWKSIDGFEDLTDITYHRHVSDGTVRVAFDRPEVRNAFRPHTVDELYRALDHARMSPDVGVVLLTGNGPSPKDGGWAFCSGGDQRIRGRSGYQYAAGETAETVDPARAGRLHILEVQRLIRFMPKVVICLVNGWAAGGGHSLHVVCDLTLASREHARFKQTDADVGSFDGGYGSAYLARQVGQKFAREIFFLGRPYTAEQMHHMGAVNEVVDHADLEKVGVQWAKEINGKSPQAQRMLKFAFNLLDDGLVGQQLFAGEATRLAYMTDEAVEGRDAFLEKRDPDWTPFPRYF, from the coding sequence TTGACTGACAATCCGTTTGACGCGTCGCAGTGGAAGTCCATCGACGGCTTCGAGGATCTGACCGATATCACGTATCACCGGCACGTCTCCGACGGGACGGTGCGGGTGGCGTTCGACCGGCCCGAGGTGCGCAACGCATTTCGCCCGCACACCGTCGATGAGCTGTACCGCGCGCTCGACCATGCCCGGATGTCGCCGGATGTCGGCGTAGTGCTGCTGACCGGCAACGGCCCCTCCCCCAAGGACGGTGGCTGGGCGTTCTGCTCAGGTGGTGACCAACGCATCCGCGGCCGCAGCGGATATCAGTACGCCGCAGGCGAAACCGCCGAGACCGTCGACCCGGCGCGCGCCGGGCGGCTGCACATTCTGGAAGTACAGCGGCTCATCCGGTTCATGCCGAAGGTCGTCATCTGTCTGGTCAACGGGTGGGCGGCCGGCGGAGGGCACAGCCTGCACGTGGTGTGCGATCTGACGCTGGCCAGCCGTGAGCACGCCCGGTTCAAGCAGACCGACGCCGACGTCGGTAGCTTCGACGGCGGTTACGGCAGTGCGTATCTGGCGCGCCAGGTGGGTCAGAAGTTCGCCCGCGAGATCTTCTTCCTGGGCCGGCCCTACACCGCCGAGCAGATGCACCACATGGGGGCGGTCAACGAAGTGGTCGACCACGCCGACCTCGAGAAGGTGGGCGTGCAGTGGGCCAAGGAGATCAACGGCAAATCACCTCAGGCGCAACGCATGCTGAAGTTCGCGTTCAACCTGCTCGACGACGGGCTGGTAGGCCAGCAACTGTTCGCCGGTGAGGCCACCCGGTTGGCGTACATGACCGACGAGGCCGTCGAGGGCCGAGACGCCTTCCTGGAAAAGCGCGATCCCGATTGGACTCCGTTCCCCCGTTACTTCTGA
- a CDS encoding nitroreductase family deazaflavin-dependent oxidoreductase, whose product MADSERIRPPWWLKPMNKIFMTAMRLGLARFGGELPEVLTVPGRKSGKPRSTPITPFTVDGKRYVVGGFPGADWVRNVRAAGVVTLTKGRQTQAVRAVELSAEDARPLLRAFPVLVPTGVSFMKNAGLVTEGKPEEFEALAGRCAVFRFDPLH is encoded by the coding sequence ATGGCCGACTCCGAGCGCATCAGACCGCCGTGGTGGCTCAAGCCGATGAACAAGATCTTCATGACGGCGATGCGACTCGGCCTCGCCCGCTTCGGCGGAGAACTCCCGGAGGTCCTGACGGTCCCCGGACGCAAATCTGGTAAGCCACGGTCGACACCGATCACCCCGTTCACCGTCGACGGCAAGCGCTACGTGGTCGGCGGCTTCCCCGGCGCCGACTGGGTGCGCAATGTCCGCGCCGCCGGCGTCGTCACGCTGACCAAGGGACGACAGACTCAGGCGGTGCGGGCGGTGGAGCTTTCCGCCGAGGACGCGCGGCCACTGCTGCGGGCGTTCCCCGTCTTGGTACCGACGGGTGTCAGCTTCATGAAGAACGCCGGCCTGGTCACCGAGGGCAAGCCCGAAGAGTTCGAGGCGCTCGCCGGCCGGTGCGCTGTCTTCCGATTCGACCCCCTTCACTGA
- a CDS encoding HAD family hydrolase — translation MPVRAVLFDFSGTLFGLEEDDSWFAGMELIDDDGRRAVDEHVQAELMERLTHPTGGSVTRSEEAQRAWVNRDLEPALHREAYLHALTDAGLPDEHAETLYRRAVDPASWVPYPDTTEVLRSLRARGLRTGIVSNIAFDVRPAFRAAGADADEFVLSFEVGAVKPDPRIFELALQRLGVPAADAVMVGDSEENDGAARRLGCDFILVDPLPVAERPTGLIDALHDRGIGR, via the coding sequence ATGCCCGTGCGCGCTGTGCTGTTCGACTTCTCCGGCACCCTGTTTGGCCTCGAGGAGGACGACAGCTGGTTCGCCGGAATGGAACTGATCGACGACGACGGCCGCCGCGCGGTCGATGAGCATGTTCAGGCCGAGTTGATGGAGCGCCTCACCCATCCCACCGGCGGTTCGGTGACCAGAAGCGAGGAGGCTCAGCGCGCCTGGGTCAACCGCGATCTCGAACCGGCCCTGCACCGGGAGGCCTATCTGCACGCGCTGACCGACGCCGGCCTGCCGGACGAGCACGCTGAAACGCTCTATCGGCGGGCCGTCGACCCGGCGTCGTGGGTGCCCTATCCCGACACCACCGAGGTGTTGCGGTCCCTGAGGGCGCGCGGTCTGCGCACCGGCATCGTCTCCAATATCGCCTTCGATGTTCGGCCGGCGTTCCGCGCCGCCGGGGCGGACGCCGACGAGTTCGTGCTCTCCTTCGAAGTCGGTGCGGTCAAACCCGATCCACGGATCTTCGAGCTCGCGCTGCAGCGCCTCGGCGTCCCGGCCGCCGACGCGGTGATGGTCGGCGACAGCGAGGAGAACGACGGCGCTGCGCGCCGGCTCGGCTGCGACTTCATCCTGGTCGACCCACTACCGGTCGCCGAACGCCCGACCGGCCTCATCGACGCACTGCACGATCGCGGCATCGGGCGCTAG
- a CDS encoding molybdopterin-dependent oxidoreductase produces MEDDDRTAAPTDSAGYGFPAALWRTIDKHPPPGANRLQRWRSPLRGPWLTSVFGLVLLVTLPIVIITGLLSYIAYGPQFGQAIPADVGFLKLPTFAWPANPSWLYRLTQGLHVGLGLVLIPVVLAKLWSVIPRFFAWPPSRSIAQLIERVSLIMLVGGILFEIVTGVLNIQYDYIFGFSFYTAHYFGAWVFIAGFVIHIVIKIPKMWSGLRSLSLRQVLRTKTADTRAQPPDTDGLVATDPAPPTVSRRGALALVGGGALFMAVITAGQTIGGFTRPAALLLPRGRTLGDRPNDFQVNKTFAASQIDPRATGDAWRLTLTGGPTPVVLDRAALAAMNQHTAELPIACVEGWSTTQVWTGVPLRDLARLAGVPNPRSAYVRSLERYGFNQATLQDNQVLHPDALLALRVNGADLSPNHGYPARIIVPALPGVHNTKWVASIDFRAV; encoded by the coding sequence ATGGAAGACGACGACCGCACGGCAGCACCGACCGATTCGGCCGGCTACGGCTTCCCCGCGGCACTCTGGCGCACCATCGACAAGCACCCACCGCCAGGCGCCAACCGACTCCAGCGCTGGCGAAGCCCGCTGCGCGGCCCCTGGCTGACCTCGGTTTTCGGCCTCGTTCTGCTCGTCACCCTGCCCATCGTCATCATCACCGGCTTGCTGTCCTACATCGCGTACGGTCCGCAATTCGGCCAGGCCATTCCCGCCGATGTCGGCTTTCTGAAGCTGCCCACATTCGCATGGCCGGCCAACCCGTCCTGGCTGTACCGACTAACTCAGGGTCTGCACGTAGGGCTCGGCCTTGTCCTGATTCCCGTGGTGCTGGCCAAATTGTGGTCGGTGATCCCGCGGTTCTTCGCCTGGCCGCCGTCGCGTTCGATTGCCCAGCTGATCGAACGGGTGTCGCTGATCATGCTGGTCGGCGGCATTCTGTTCGAAATCGTCACGGGCGTACTGAACATCCAGTACGACTACATCTTCGGTTTCAGCTTCTATACCGCGCACTATTTCGGCGCATGGGTGTTCATCGCCGGGTTCGTGATCCACATCGTCATCAAGATCCCGAAGATGTGGTCCGGCCTGAGATCGTTGTCGCTGCGCCAGGTGCTGCGGACCAAGACCGCTGACACCCGTGCCCAGCCGCCTGATACCGACGGCCTGGTCGCCACCGACCCCGCGCCGCCCACCGTCAGTCGCCGCGGCGCTCTGGCCCTGGTCGGCGGCGGCGCGCTATTCATGGCTGTCATCACCGCCGGGCAGACCATCGGCGGCTTCACACGGCCCGCCGCGCTCCTCCTGCCCCGAGGCCGCACTCTGGGCGACCGGCCCAACGACTTTCAGGTGAACAAGACCTTCGCCGCGTCACAGATCGATCCCCGAGCCACCGGCGACGCATGGCGGCTGACGCTCACCGGCGGCCCGACCCCCGTCGTGCTCGACCGGGCCGCACTGGCGGCAATGAACCAACACACCGCCGAGTTGCCCATTGCCTGTGTGGAAGGGTGGTCCACCACCCAGGTCTGGACCGGGGTGCCGCTGCGGGATTTGGCCAGATTGGCCGGCGTACCGAATCCGCGCTCGGCGTACGTCCGCTCGCTGGAGCGATACGGCTTCAATCAGGCCACTTTGCAAGACAACCAGGTCCTGCACCCGGATGCCTTGTTGGCGTTGAGAGTCAACGGAGCCGACCTGTCGCCCAACCACGGCTATCCGGCGCGGATCATCGTGCCCGCCCTGCCCGGTGTCCACAACACCAAGTGGGTAGCCTCCATCGATTTCAGAGCAGTGTGA
- a CDS encoding SDR family oxidoreductase: MNPLRRKLTEAIALTGMRPPLSLPTGITIDLRGKRVLITGASSGIGAAGAELFAAEGCEVIVVARREELLAEVVDRIADAGGSATAIPCDLSDLDAVDALAQEVGAVDILVNNAGRSIRRPLAESLDRWHDVERTMMLNYFSPLRLIRGLAPGMIERRDGHIINVATWGVFSEASPLFGVYNASKSALSAVSRVIETEWSSQGVHSTTLYYPLVATPMIEPTKEYHGLPALTPEEAGQWMIEAARHRPVRIAPRMAVTARALDVVAPGAMNRAMKRQRLQPN; the protein is encoded by the coding sequence GTGAACCCCCTGCGCCGCAAACTGACCGAGGCCATCGCCCTGACCGGCATGCGCCCGCCGCTGAGCCTGCCGACCGGCATCACCATCGACCTGCGCGGCAAGCGGGTGCTGATCACCGGCGCCTCGTCCGGCATCGGCGCCGCCGGCGCTGAGCTGTTCGCCGCGGAGGGCTGCGAAGTCATCGTGGTCGCGCGGCGCGAAGAGCTGCTCGCCGAGGTCGTCGACCGCATCGCCGACGCCGGTGGTTCGGCGACGGCGATCCCCTGCGACCTGTCCGATCTCGACGCCGTCGACGCCCTGGCTCAGGAGGTGGGGGCGGTCGACATCCTGGTGAACAACGCCGGCCGGTCGATCCGCAGGCCGCTGGCCGAGTCGCTCGACCGCTGGCATGACGTCGAACGCACGATGATGCTCAACTACTTCTCGCCGCTGCGCCTCATCCGCGGGTTGGCGCCCGGCATGATCGAGCGCCGCGACGGGCACATCATCAATGTCGCGACCTGGGGCGTGTTCAGCGAAGCCTCGCCGCTGTTCGGGGTGTACAACGCGTCGAAGTCAGCGCTCAGCGCGGTCAGCCGGGTCATCGAGACCGAATGGTCCAGCCAGGGCGTGCATTCCACGACGCTGTACTACCCGCTGGTGGCCACCCCGATGATCGAGCCCACCAAGGAATACCACGGGCTGCCCGCGCTGACTCCGGAGGAAGCCGGCCAATGGATGATCGAGGCGGCGCGGCACCGCCCGGTGCGTATCGCGCCGCGGATGGCCGTCACCGCCCGCGCGCTCGACGTCGTCGCACCCGGTGCGATGAACCGGGCCATGAAGCGTCAGCGCCTGCAGCCGAACTGA
- the menE gene encoding o-succinylbenzoate--CoA ligase: MAALDGVLDGRDAPLVPIPAGDLRESELLTTSLRVGEEIDDDVALVVSTSGTTGTPKGAMLTPAALIASASATLDHLGGPGTWLLALPTHHIAGIQVLVRSLQAGTVPVELDISAGFDVSQLPTAVAQLGSGRRYTALVATQLAKALLDPEATAALAELDAVLLGGGPAPRPVLEGASAAGIEVVRTYGSSETAGGCVYDGVPLSGVTIRLDDGAEPGEGRIVIGGPTLAMGYRNPPDPDPFAEPGWFRTDDLGTVDEDGRLRVLGRVDEAISTGGLTVMPAPVEAVLSQHPAIADCAVFGLEDDRLGERVVAAVVLLTGALEPSLDDIREYLAQSLDPTAAPRELHILDELPRRGIGKLDRRALRERFANGGDLPGGYGW, translated from the coding sequence ATGGCCGCCCTGGATGGCGTCCTCGATGGACGAGACGCGCCCCTGGTTCCGATCCCTGCGGGTGACTTGCGCGAAAGCGAGTTGCTGACAACGTCGTTGCGGGTCGGCGAGGAGATCGACGACGATGTCGCGCTGGTGGTGTCGACGTCGGGCACCACCGGAACACCCAAGGGCGCGATGCTGACGCCGGCGGCGTTGATCGCGAGCGCGTCGGCCACCCTGGACCACCTCGGCGGCCCGGGCACCTGGTTGCTGGCGTTACCGACGCACCACATCGCCGGGATCCAGGTGCTGGTTCGCAGCCTGCAGGCCGGCACGGTTCCCGTCGAGCTGGACATCTCCGCCGGTTTCGACGTCAGCCAATTGCCCACGGCCGTCGCGCAATTGGGCTCCGGTCGGCGTTACACCGCCCTGGTCGCCACCCAGCTCGCCAAGGCGTTGCTGGACCCCGAGGCCACCGCGGCGCTCGCCGAACTCGACGCGGTGCTGCTCGGTGGCGGCCCGGCGCCCCGGCCGGTCCTGGAGGGGGCGTCGGCAGCCGGGATCGAGGTGGTGCGAACCTACGGTTCGAGCGAAACCGCTGGCGGGTGCGTCTACGACGGTGTGCCGCTGAGCGGAGTGACGATCCGGCTCGATGACGGCGCTGAACCGGGCGAGGGTCGCATCGTGATCGGCGGCCCGACGCTGGCCATGGGCTATCGGAATCCACCGGATCCGGATCCGTTCGCCGAACCCGGCTGGTTCCGGACCGACGACCTGGGCACCGTGGACGAGGACGGCCGCCTGCGAGTGCTGGGCCGGGTCGACGAAGCGATCAGCACCGGTGGACTGACGGTGATGCCCGCACCGGTCGAGGCGGTGCTCTCACAGCATCCGGCGATCGCCGACTGCGCGGTGTTCGGGCTCGAGGACGACCGGCTGGGCGAGCGGGTCGTGGCCGCAGTGGTGCTTCTCACTGGTGCACTCGAACCCAGCCTGGACGACATCCGGGAGTACCTCGCCCAGTCCTTGGACCCGACGGCCGCACCCCGTGAGCTGCACATTCTCGATGAGCTTCCGCGCCGCGGCATCGGCAAGCTGGATCGCCGGGCGTTGCGTGAGCGGTTCGCCAACGGCGGTGACCTGCCCGGGGGCTACGGCTGGTGA
- a CDS encoding VOC family protein gives MEILASRMLLRPADYERSVDFYRDALGLAIAREYSGGTVFYAGQSLIELAGHGAPANPHGPFPTSLWLQVRDLYATQEELSGRGVEIAREARREPWGLHEMHVNDPDGITLIFVQIPEDHPLRRDTRG, from the coding sequence ATGGAGATCCTCGCGAGTCGGATGCTGTTGCGCCCGGCGGATTACGAACGCTCGGTGGATTTCTACCGCGACGCGCTCGGATTGGCGATCGCCCGCGAGTACAGCGGCGGCACCGTGTTCTACGCCGGGCAGTCGTTGATCGAGCTGGCCGGCCACGGCGCGCCCGCGAATCCACACGGCCCGTTTCCCACCTCGCTGTGGCTGCAGGTGCGCGATCTCTACGCCACTCAGGAGGAACTGTCGGGTCGCGGAGTGGAGATCGCGCGCGAAGCCCGACGCGAACCGTGGGGCTTACACGAAATGCATGTCAACGACCCCGACGGGATCACGCTGATCTTCGTGCAGATCCCCGAGGACCACCCGCTGCGCCGCGATACGCGAGGCTAA
- a CDS encoding TIGR03668 family PPOX class F420-dependent oxidoreductase — protein MTEAADRFAAAKVARLATVTPDGPPHVVPIVFAFAESTLYTAVDGKPKSTHRLRRLANIEANPRVSILVDHYDDDWSQLWWVRADGIATIHRDGWPFERGCELLRAKYPQYESVSIDGPMIAVDVDQWSSWG, from the coding sequence GTGACGGAGGCGGCTGACCGCTTCGCGGCCGCGAAGGTGGCCCGGCTGGCCACCGTGACGCCGGACGGTCCCCCGCACGTGGTGCCGATCGTGTTCGCTTTTGCCGAGTCCACTCTCTACACCGCGGTGGACGGCAAGCCGAAATCCACGCACCGGTTGCGGCGGTTGGCCAACATCGAGGCCAACCCACGGGTGAGCATTCTGGTCGACCATTACGACGACGACTGGTCTCAGCTGTGGTGGGTACGGGCCGACGGTATCGCGACGATCCACCGTGACGGCTGGCCGTTCGAGCGCGGCTGCGAGCTGTTGCGCGCGAAATATCCTCAGTATGAGTCTGTTTCGATCGACGGTCCGATGATCGCGGTGGACGTCGATCAGTGGTCGTCCTGGGGCTGA
- the fadD8 gene encoding fatty-acid--CoA ligase FadD8 yields MSDELLRHPLHSGHLTVGALKRNKNKPVLHLGDTTLTGGELADRISQYIQAFEALGAGSGATAGLLSLNRPEVLMIIGAGQTQGYRRVALHPLGSLDDHAYVLNDAGVTSLIIDPNPMFIERAQGLLEKVPALKQVLTLGPVPDALGDSAVDLIAEAAKYSPRPLVAADLPPDHVGGMAYTGGTTGKPKGVLGTAQSITTMTTVQLAEWEWPENPRFLMCTPLSHAGAAFFVPTVVKGGELVVLTKFDPAEVLRVIEKQKITATMLVPSMIYALMDHPDSHTRDLSSLETVYYGASAMNPVRLAEAIRRFGPIFAQYYGQSEAPMVISYLGKKDHDEKRLTSCGRPTLFARTALLDADGNEVPQGEVGEICVSGPLLSGGYHNLPEETAKTFKDGWLHTGDMAREDEDGYWFIVDRVKEMIVTGGFNVFPREVEDVVAEHPAVAQVCVIGTPDEKWGEAVTAVIVLRPDHPSDDDAVAKLTVEIQAAVKERKGSVQAPKQVIVVDSVPVTALGKPDKKAVRAQFWEGSSRAVG; encoded by the coding sequence ATGAGTGACGAGCTTCTTCGCCATCCCCTCCATTCTGGCCACCTGACCGTCGGCGCGCTGAAGCGCAACAAGAACAAGCCGGTGCTGCATCTCGGTGACACCACACTGACCGGCGGTGAGCTGGCCGACCGCATCAGCCAGTACATTCAGGCCTTCGAAGCGCTCGGCGCCGGCTCCGGCGCGACGGCGGGGCTGCTGTCGCTCAACCGTCCCGAAGTGCTGATGATCATCGGCGCCGGGCAGACCCAGGGCTATCGCCGCGTGGCACTACACCCTCTCGGCTCACTCGACGACCACGCCTACGTGCTCAACGACGCCGGTGTGACCTCGCTGATCATCGACCCCAATCCGATGTTCATCGAGCGGGCCCAGGGCCTGCTGGAGAAGGTGCCCGCGCTCAAGCAGGTGCTGACCCTCGGCCCGGTCCCCGATGCGCTGGGCGATTCGGCGGTGGACCTGATCGCCGAGGCGGCCAAATACTCGCCAAGGCCATTGGTGGCCGCCGACCTTCCGCCTGACCACGTCGGCGGCATGGCCTACACCGGCGGCACCACCGGCAAGCCGAAGGGCGTGCTCGGCACCGCGCAGTCGATCACCACGATGACGACCGTCCAGCTCGCCGAGTGGGAGTGGCCGGAGAACCCGCGGTTCCTGATGTGTACGCCGCTGTCGCATGCCGGCGCCGCGTTCTTCGTGCCGACCGTCGTCAAGGGCGGCGAACTGGTCGTGCTGACCAAGTTCGATCCGGCCGAGGTGCTGCGGGTGATCGAGAAGCAGAAGATCACCGCCACCATGCTGGTGCCGTCGATGATCTACGCACTGATGGATCATCCCGATTCGCACACCCGCGACCTGTCGTCGCTGGAAACCGTCTACTACGGCGCATCGGCGATGAACCCCGTACGTCTGGCCGAGGCCATCCGCCGCTTCGGCCCGATTTTCGCCCAGTACTACGGGCAGTCCGAAGCCCCGATGGTGATCTCCTACCTGGGTAAGAAGGACCACGACGAGAAGCGGCTGACCTCCTGCGGACGCCCGACGCTGTTCGCGCGCACCGCGCTGCTGGACGCCGACGGCAACGAAGTGCCCCAGGGCGAGGTCGGCGAGATCTGCGTGTCCGGACCGCTGCTGTCCGGCGGGTACCACAACCTGCCTGAGGAGACCGCCAAGACGTTCAAGGACGGCTGGCTGCACACCGGCGATATGGCCCGCGAGGACGAGGACGGCTACTGGTTCATCGTCGACCGGGTCAAGGAGATGATCGTCACCGGCGGCTTCAACGTGTTCCCGCGTGAAGTCGAAGACGTCGTCGCCGAGCATCCGGCCGTCGCGCAGGTCTGCGTGATCGGTACGCCCGACGAGAAGTGGGGCGAGGCCGTCACCGCGGTGATCGTGCTGCGGCCCGACCATCCAAGCGACGACGACGCGGTGGCGAAGCTAACCGTCGAGATCCAAGCCGCGGTCAAGGAGCGCAAGGGCTCGGTGCAGGCGCCGAAGCAGGTGATCGTCGTCGACTCGGTGCCGGTGACCGCACTCGGCAAGCCGGACAAGAAGGCCGTGCGCGCGCAATTCTGGGAAGGATCGTCTCGCGCCGTCGGCTAG
- a CDS encoding inorganic phosphate transporter, with amino-acid sequence MSTEMIILVLLIATALAFDFTNGFHDTGNAMATSIATGALKPKTAVLLAGILNLVGAFLSVEVAVTVTTSVLKVQDAKTGHLLSGIDASMGLTIIFAGLIGGILWNLLTWLFGIPSSSSHALFGGLIGAGLAALGSSGVNWAGVTQKVLIPAVAAPVIAGIVAAAGTWLVYRITRKVLARRREEGFRWGQIATASLVALSHGTNDAQKTMGVIALALITTGHLTGDVKKDGLPFWIILSCALAIGLGTYIGGWRVIRTLGKGLVEIESPQGLAAEASSAAIILSSSAAGMALSTTHVATGSILGSGVGKPGAEVRWAVAGRMAVAWLVTLPAAALVGALAYWLSYIVKDVSGSQLMGDGLIFLILVGLSFYMWWRAQQQKVDHSNVNADWDTSTNSVVPAEVRAAAKDTKPAEPTATV; translated from the coding sequence ATGAGCACGGAGATGATCATCCTGGTGCTGTTGATTGCCACCGCGCTGGCATTCGATTTCACGAATGGGTTCCACGACACGGGCAACGCGATGGCGACGTCGATCGCCACGGGCGCGCTCAAGCCCAAGACGGCTGTGCTGCTCGCCGGGATCCTGAATCTGGTCGGCGCCTTCCTCTCCGTCGAGGTGGCGGTCACGGTGACGACGTCGGTCCTCAAGGTGCAGGACGCCAAGACCGGCCATCTGTTGTCCGGCATCGACGCGTCGATGGGATTGACCATCATCTTCGCCGGCCTGATCGGCGGCATCCTCTGGAACCTGCTGACCTGGCTGTTCGGCATTCCGTCGAGTTCCTCGCATGCCCTGTTCGGTGGCCTCATCGGCGCCGGGCTGGCGGCGCTGGGTAGCAGCGGCGTCAACTGGGCAGGCGTTACGCAGAAGGTGCTGATCCCGGCCGTCGCCGCTCCGGTGATTGCGGGCATCGTCGCCGCGGCCGGCACCTGGCTGGTCTACCGCATCACCCGCAAGGTGCTGGCGCGACGCCGCGAAGAAGGGTTCCGCTGGGGGCAGATCGCCACGGCATCGCTGGTTGCTCTCTCTCACGGAACCAACGACGCGCAGAAGACGATGGGTGTCATCGCGCTCGCGCTGATCACCACCGGCCACCTGACCGGCGACGTCAAGAAGGACGGCCTGCCGTTCTGGATCATCCTGAGCTGCGCGCTGGCCATCGGGCTGGGCACCTACATCGGCGGCTGGCGCGTCATCCGCACGCTGGGCAAGGGTCTCGTCGAGATCGAGTCCCCGCAGGGGCTCGCCGCCGAAGCCTCTTCGGCCGCAATCATTCTCAGCTCCAGCGCCGCCGGTATGGCGCTGTCCACCACCCACGTCGCCACCGGTTCCATCCTGGGCAGCGGCGTCGGCAAGCCCGGCGCCGAGGTGCGTTGGGCCGTGGCCGGGCGCATGGCGGTGGCCTGGCTGGTCACCCTGCCCGCCGCCGCGCTCGTCGGGGCGCTGGCCTACTGGCTGTCCTACATCGTCAAGGACGTCAGCGGGTCGCAGCTGATGGGCGACGGCTTGATCTTCCTGATCCTGGTCGGGCTGTCCTTCTACATGTGGTGGCGCGCGCAGCAGCAGAAGGTCGACCACAGCAACGTCAATGCCGATTGGGACACATCGACCAACTCGGTGGTGCCCGCCGAAGTCCGGGCCGCTGCCAAGGACACGAAGCCGGCTGAGCCGACCGCCACGGTCTGA
- a CDS encoding DUF3349 domain-containing protein — MTNFITKIVAWIKAGYPDGVPHPDQVPLFALLRRRLSDDEVLAVANALLERGAFDHIDIGVLITEITDALPTPDDIDRVHDRLSTFGWPLDDPRDSEDVE; from the coding sequence GTGACCAACTTCATCACCAAAATCGTGGCCTGGATCAAAGCCGGTTACCCCGACGGGGTTCCGCACCCCGACCAGGTTCCGCTGTTTGCTCTGTTGCGGAGACGGTTGAGCGACGACGAGGTTCTCGCGGTGGCCAACGCGTTGCTCGAGCGCGGCGCGTTCGACCATATCGACATCGGGGTACTGATCACTGAGATCACCGACGCGTTGCCCACTCCGGACGACATCGACCGGGTCCATGACAGGCTGTCAACGTTCGGCTGGCCGCTGGACGATCCGCGAGACAGTGAGGACGTCGAATAA
- a CDS encoding alpha/beta fold hydrolase, whose amino-acid sequence MDELKFLDLHGDRVAYLDEGQGEVILLLHGMAGSSQTWRSVVRPLSRKYRVIAPDLLGHGHSAKPRSDYSLGAFAVWLRDLLDELGVTRATIVGHSLGGGVAMQFLYQHPDYCHRLILVNSGGLGPDVGWTLRLLSAPGAELIMPIIAPPPVLALGEKVRSWFGKAGITSPRGAEIWNAYSSFSDAATRSAFLRTLRSVVDYRGQAVSALNRLHVKADMPIMAIWGDSDAIIPVEHAYSAHEARPDVRLEVLTGVGHFPQVERPMEVVELIDDFIASTAGSDVQQPATRA is encoded by the coding sequence ATGGACGAGCTGAAGTTTCTCGACCTGCACGGTGACCGGGTGGCCTACCTGGACGAGGGCCAGGGAGAGGTGATCCTGCTGCTGCACGGCATGGCCGGCAGCTCGCAGACCTGGCGTTCGGTGGTGCGGCCGCTCTCGCGCAAGTACCGGGTGATCGCGCCGGACCTGCTGGGTCACGGTCACTCCGCCAAGCCGCGCAGCGACTATTCACTGGGCGCGTTCGCGGTGTGGTTGCGTGACCTGCTGGACGAACTCGGCGTGACGCGGGCGACGATCGTCGGGCATTCGCTCGGCGGCGGCGTGGCCATGCAGTTCCTGTACCAGCACCCGGACTACTGCCACCGCCTGATCCTGGTGAACAGCGGCGGCCTGGGGCCCGACGTCGGATGGACGCTGCGGCTGCTGTCGGCGCCCGGCGCGGAGCTGATCATGCCGATCATCGCTCCCCCGCCGGTGCTGGCCCTTGGCGAGAAGGTGCGGTCCTGGTTCGGCAAGGCCGGGATCACGTCGCCGCGTGGCGCGGAGATCTGGAACGCCTACAGTTCGTTCTCCGACGCCGCGACCCGCTCAGCCTTCCTGCGCACGCTGCGTTCGGTCGTCGATTACCGCGGTCAGGCGGTGAGCGCGCTGAACCGGCTGCACGTGAAGGCTGATATGCCGATCATGGCCATCTGGGGTGACTCAGACGCGATCATTCCCGTCGAGCATGCCTACTCCGCGCACGAGGCTCGGCCCGATGTCCGGCTCGAGGTGCTGACCGGCGTGGGGCACTTTCCCCAAGTGGAGCGCCCGATGGAGGTCGTCGAATTGATCGACGACTTCATCGCCAGCACCGCCGGCTCCGACGTTCAGCAGCCCGCTACCCGGGCGTGA
- a CDS encoding DUF3349 domain-containing protein, protein MTIQQQPTFLENVLGWLHKGYPEGVPPTDYYPLLALLKRSLSEDEVVQAAQSILRTGDFDTPVSEAQIRDAVREVIAKDPNPEELNQVAARLASVGWPLESH, encoded by the coding sequence ATGACCATCCAGCAGCAACCCACTTTCCTCGAGAACGTCCTCGGCTGGCTGCACAAGGGCTATCCGGAAGGCGTTCCGCCCACGGACTACTACCCCCTGCTGGCCTTGCTGAAGAGGTCGCTGTCGGAGGATGAGGTCGTTCAAGCGGCCCAATCCATCTTGCGCACGGGCGATTTCGACACCCCGGTGAGCGAAGCCCAGATCCGTGACGCAGTCCGTGAGGTCATCGCCAAGGACCCCAATCCCGAAGAGTTGAATCAGGTTGCGGCGCGGCTGGCCTCGGTCGGCTGGCCGCTCGAATCGCACTAG